The proteins below are encoded in one region of Brassica napus cultivar Da-Ae chromosome A6, Da-Ae, whole genome shotgun sequence:
- the LOC106431576 gene encoding ATPase 3, plasma membrane-type: MVGGGSLEDIKNENVDLEKIPIEEVFQQLKCSRDGLSGAEGESRLQLFGPNKLEEKKESKILKFLGFMWNPLSWVMEAAAIMAIALANGDGRPPDWQDFVGIVCLLVINSTISFWEENNAGNAAAALMAGLAPKTKVLRDGKWSEQEASILVPGDIVSIKLGDIIPADARLLEGDALKVDQSALTGESLPATKGPGEEVFSGSTCKQGEIEAVVIATGVHTFFGKAAHLVDSTNQVGHFQQVLTAIGNFCIISIAVGIVIEIIVTYVFLYQILY, translated from the exons GAGAAAATACCAATTGAAGAAGTGTTCCAGCAGTTGAAATGCAGCAGAGATGGACTATCTGGAGCAGAAGGAGAGAGCAGACTCCAGCTCTTTGGCCCCAACAAACTCGAGGAGAAGAAG GAAAGCAAGATACTTAAGTTCTTGGGGTTTATGTGGAACCCTCTCTCTTGGGTCATGGAAGCAGCTGCAATCATGGCCATTGCCTTGGCTAATGGCGATGGACGTCCACCTGATTGGCAAGACTTTGTTGGTATTGTTTGTCTTTTGGTTATTAACTCAACCATCAGCTTTTGGGAAGAAAACAATGCCGGAAACGCTGCTGCTGCTCTCATGGCTGGTCTTGCTCCCAAAACAAAG GTTCTAAGAGATGGCAAATGGAGTGAGCAAGAAGCTTCTATTCTTGTCCCCGGAGATATCGTGAGCATCAAGCTAGGTGACATCATCCCTGCTGACGCACGTCTCCTCGAAGGCGACGCTTTAAAAGTTGACCAATCTGCTCTAACCGGTGAGTCCCTCCCTGCCACAAAAGGTCCAGGAGAAGAAGTCTTCTCCGGCTCTACTTGCAAGCAAGGCGAGATAGAAGCGGTTGTGATAGCCACTGGTGTCCACACCTTCTTCGGCAAGGCAGCTCACCTCGTTGACAGCACAAACCAAGTGGGACACTTCCAGCAAGTCCTCACCGCAATAGGAAACTTCTGCATCATCTCAATCGCGGTCGGTATAGTCATTGAGATCATAGTTACATATGTATTTCTATACCAGATTTTATATTAG
- the LOC106431574 gene encoding receptor-like kinase TMK3 has product MTRSHLFLCLLLLLAFLNFAAPQDDARIMLSFKSSLNLTSDVDWSNPNPCKWDTVQCDGSSRVTRIQLNQKGIRGTLPPNLQNLSELVVLELFSNRISGPIPDLSGLTNLQTLNLHDNLFDSTPENLFSGMNSLQEVYLDENPFSSWEIPETVKDATLLKNLSLINCNLTGSITVLFGSETLPSLASLKLSRNSLSGPLPSSLSGSSLQELCLNGQRLNGTISVLQNMTSLVEVDLQGNAFSGPIPDLSGLQSLRLFNVGGNQLTGVVPPSFTGLKSLTIVNLTSNYFQGPSPLFDKSVSVDAVAKTNSFCLEIPGAPCDSRVETLLSIAESFGYPVKLAVSWRGNNPCASWLGISCVGSNITVVNLGKHNLIGTISPSFARLSSLEKIILYSNKLSGRIPKELTTLPKLWLLDVSNNDFYGGVPKFREGVNVVTTGNLNIDKDGPVSPSGGTHGGSGHNSTGGGGSSKWSSSVKIIVPVVGGVVVALCIVGALYVVGALCIDSDAIKLTVAASSLNNGGGGGTESSYSHSGSANSDIHVVESGNLVIPIQVLRSATNNFSEENILGKGGFSVVYKGELSDGTKIAVKKMESSASVVSDKELAEFKSEITLLTKMRHRHLVGLLGYCLDGNERLLVYEYMPQGTLSQHLFHWKEEERKPLDWTRRLAIALDVARGVEYLHTLAHQSFIHRDLKPSNILLGDDMRAKVSDFGLVRLAPEGKNSIETRVAGTFGYLAPEYAVTGRVTTKVDIFSLGVILMELVTGRKALDETQREDSVHLVTWFRRVAASKDRNENAFKNAIDTNIELDEDTLARVEKVWELAGHCCAREPYQRPDMSHIVNVLSSLTVQWKPTEVDPHDLYGIDYDLPLPQAVKNWQASLSQTGDDSGSSV; this is encoded by the exons ATGACAAGATCTCATCTCTTCCTctgtctcctcctcctcctcgccTTCCTCAATTTCGCTGCTCCTCAAGACGACGCGAGGATCATGCTATCCTTCAAATCGAGCCTAAATCTCACCTCGGACGTGGACTGGTCGAACCCGAACCCTTGCAAGTGGGACACTGTCCAATGCGACGGGAGCAGCCGCGTCACTCGGATCCAGCTCAATCAGAAAGGCATCCGCGGCACTCTCCCTCCGAATCTCCAGAACCTCTCCGAGCTCGTCGTCCTCGAGCTCTTCTCCAACAGAATCTCCGGCCCAATTCCCGATCTCTCCGGTCTCACGAATCTACAGACTCTCAACCTCCACGACAACCTCTTCGATTCGACTCCGGAGAATCTCTTCTCCGGGATGAACTCCTTGCAAGAGGTGTATTTAGACGAGAACCCGTTCTCTTCGTGGGAAATTCCGGAGACTGTTAAGGACGCCACGCTACTCAAGAACCTTTCTTTAATTAATTGCAACCTCACCGGTTCGATTACCGTATTATTCGGCTCCGAGACGCTTCCAAGCCTCGCTTCGTTGAAGCTTTCTCGAAACAGTCTTTCCGGACCGTTACCTTCGAGTTTGTCGGGGTCGTCTTTACAGGAGCTTTGCCTCAACGGACAGCGCCTCAACGGTACCATCTCGGTGTTACAGAATATGACTTCTCTCGTCGAGGTTGATCTGCAAGGCAACGCCTTTTCAGGTCCGATCCCTGATCTCTCCGGTTTGCAGTCTCTGAGGCTCTTCAATGTAGGAGGGAATCAGCTCACTGGTGTTGTTCCACCGTCGTTTACTGGTCTGAAATCTCTTACCATTGTAAATTTGACGAGTAACTACTTCCAAGGACCTTCTCCATTATTCGACAAGTCTGTTAGTGTTGATGCGGTAGCGAAAACGAATAGCTTTTGTCTGGAGATTCCTGGTGCTCCTTGTGATTCTCGTGTTGAGACCTTGCTGTCTATAGCTGAGTCGTTTGGTTATCCGGTGAAGCTTGCTGTGAGTTGGAGAGGCAATAATCCGTGTGCTAGCTGGCTCGGGATTTCTTGTGTCGGAAGTAACATTACAGTTGTTAACCTAGGGAAACACAATCTTATTGGTACGATATCTCCGAGTTTTGCCAGGCTTTCGTCGTTGGAAAAGATCATTCTTTATAGCAACAAACTCAGCGGGAGAATACCGAAGGAGCTTACCACTTTGCCTAAGCTTTGGCTGCTTGATGTGTCTAACAATGACTTCTACGGTGGTGTGCCGAAGTTCAGGGAAGGTGTGAATGTTGTGACTACTGGTAACCTTAACATCGATAAGGATGGACCTGTCTCACCGAGTGGTGGAACTCATGGAGGGTCTGGACATAATAGCACTGGTGGTGGCGGAAGTTCTAAATGGTCGAGCAGTGTCAAGATCATTGTTCCTGTGGTTGGTGGTGTTGTTGTTGCATTGTGTATTGTTGGTGCATTGTATGTTGTTGGTGCATTGTGTATTGACAGCGATGCAATTAAACTCACAGTTGCAGCTTCTAGTCTCAACAATGGGGGAGGAGGAGGAACCGAGAGCTCTTACAGTCACAGCGGAAGCGCCAACAGTGACATTCACGTGGTGGAGTCTGGGAACTTGGTTATACCCATACAGGTTTTGAGGAGCGCGACAAACAACTTCAGCGAAGAGAATATCCTCGGGAAAGGCGGTTTCAGTGTAGTTTACAAAGGTGAACTCAGTGATGGGACGAAAATAGCTGTCAAGAAGATGGAGTCTTCTGCTTCTGTTGTGAGTGATAAGGAACTCGCTGAGTTCAAATCAGAAATCACTTTGTTGACTAAAATGCGTCACCGTCATCTCGTTGGGCTTCTTGGTTACTGTCTTGATGGTAACGAGAGACTTCTTGTCTACGAGTACATGCCGCAGGGAACTTTGAGCCAGCATCTGTTCCACTGGAAGGAAGAAGAGCGGAAACCTCTTGATTGGACTAGAAGATTGGCTATTGCCTTGGATGTAGCTAGGGGTGTGGAGTATCTACACACGCTTGCTCATCAGAGTTTCATCCATAGGGATCTTAAGCCATCAAACATCCTCCTTGGTGATGATATGAGAGCGAAAGTCTCTGACTTTGGGCTAGTCCGTTTAGCCCCTGAAGGCAAAAACTCCATCGAGACTCGTGTAGCTGGGACCTTCGGTTACCTTGCTCCAGAATATGCAG TGACTGGAAGAGTGACGACCAAGGTAGACATATTCAGCCTCGGGGTCATACTTATGGAGCTAGTCACTGGACGTAAAGCTCTTGATGAGACGCAACGTGAGGACAGCGTCCATCTAGTGACATGGTTCCGTCGTGTAGCAGCAAGCAAAGACAGAAACGAGAACGCCTTCAAAAACGCAATAGACACAAACATCGAGCTGGACGAAGACACCTTAGCCAGGGTTGAAAAAGTTTGGGAGCTTGCTGGTCATTGCTGTGCACGTGAGCCTTACCAAAGACCTGACATGTCTCATATCGTTAACGTTCTTTCTTCACTCACAGTCCAATGGAAACCAACTGAGGTCGATCCTCATGACCTCTACGGTATAGACTACGATCTTCCGCTTCCGCAGGCGGTAAAGAATTGGCAAGCTTCGCTTAGCCAAACGGGAGATGACTCTGGATCTTCTGTTTGA
- the LOC106431544 gene encoding amino-acid permease BAT1, with protein MILIPVVSTERATTKFVFTNFNTDNGLGITSYAYIFVLGLLMSQYTITGYDASAHMTEETIDADKNGARGIISAIGISILFGWGYIRGISYAVTDIPYLRSETNNAGGYAIAEIFYLAFKSRSGSGTGGIVCLGIVAVAVFFCGMSSVTSSSRMAYAFSRDGAMPFSPLWHKVNSREVPVNAVWLSASISFCMALTSLGSIVAFHAMVSIATTGLYIAYAIPIFLRVTLSRKTFVAGPFSLGRYGKVVGWVAVIWVATISVLFSLPVAYPITARHWFTGPVSNILS; from the exons ATGATCCTGATTCCTGTGGTTTCTACCGAGAGAGCCACAACTAAGTTTGTCTTTACTAACTTCAACACTGACAATGGACTCGGCATTACAAGCTACGCCTACATATTCGTTTTGGGACTCCTCATGAGCCAGTACACCATCACAGGGTATGATGCCTCTGCCCACATG aCTGAGGAGACGATTGATGCAGACAAGAATGGGGCAAGAGGAATAATCAGTGCCATTGGGATATCAATTTTGTTTGGATGGGGTTATATACGGGGCATAAGCTATGCTGTCACAGACATACCTTACCTCCGGAGTGAGACCAACAACGCTGGTGGGTACGCCATTGCTGAGATCTTCTACTTAGCTTTCAAGAGCAGGTCTGGGAGTGGTACTGGAGGTATCGTGTGCTTAGGCATTGTTGCTGTTGCTGTGTTTTTCTGTGGCATGAGCTCTGTCACCAGCAGTTCTAG GATGGCTTATGCGTTTTCGAGAGATGGAGCTATGCCATTTTCTCCCTTATGGCACAAAGTGAACAGCAGAGAGGTTCCCGTTAACGCGGTTTGGCTCTCTGCTTCCATATCTTTCTGTATGGCCCTCACC TCACTGGGGAGTATAGTGGCGTTCCACGCAATGGTGTCCATAGCAACGACTGGACTGTACATAGCATACGCAATACCGATCTTTCTAAGAGTGACGCTGTCACGCAAAACCTTTGTGGCTGGACCATTCAGCCTAGGGAGGTACGGAAAGGTGGTCGGTTGGGTGGCAGTCATATGGGTTGCAACCATCTCCGTCCTCTTCTCACTTCCCGTGGCATATCCCATAACGGCCCGCCATTGGTTTACAGGCCCCGTCTCCAACATTCTTAGCTGA